The Deltaproteobacteria bacterium nucleotide sequence TCGAACGCGATGCCGAGCTGCGTGAGCAGCAGCCGGACCTTGTAGCCGTTGCCGGACTCGAGATAGTCGTAGAGCCGGAGCACCGGCTTCACCTTCCCTTCTCGGAGCTCTCTTCGACCTCGAGCTCGGCCTCGGAAGCGGCCGCCCAATCAGCCATCGCCGGCAGGCGGCGCAGCGATTCGACGTACGCGGCCTCGGCCGGGCCGAGCGCGACGCCGTAGGTCGCGAAGCGGAAGGCGACCGGCGCGTACATCGCGTCGGCGATCGAGAAGTCCCCGAACAGGAACGGCCCGTGCGAGGCGGATCGCGCGCGGCAGTCGCTCCAGATCTCGCGCACACGCGCTAGGTCGCGCTCGAGCTCGGGCGTTGACGGCACGCGCCGCCCGGACGCGCGCACGTTCATCGGCATCTGCGCGCGAAGCGCAGTGAAGCCCGAGTGCATCTCCGCCGAGATCGAGCGCGCGAGCGCCCGCTCCCCGGCCGCGCGTGGCCAGGCGCGGATCTCGGGAAACGTCTCGGCCAGGTACTCGCAGATCGCGAGCGAGTCCCAGACCGTGAGCGCGCCGTGGCGGAGCGCCGGCACCTTTCCAGCGGGCGAGTACGCGCGCACGCGCTCTGCGAAGTCGCTCGACCCGAACGCGACGCGAACCTCTTCGAACTCGAGCCCGGTCTGCGCGAGCAGCAGCCAGGGCCGAAGCGACCACGAGGAGTAATTCCTGTTTCCGATCAGGAGCGACAGCGCGGGCATGGGTTTCCTTCAGCTCGCAAGCAGGCGCTCGGGCGTGAGCACCCAGGTTCGAATGTTCTCGCGCGCGAGGGTTGCGCCGCGCTCGAGGCCCGCGACCTCGTCGCCGAGCTCGGCGTGAGTGGTGGCGGAGATCAACACTCCACCGACGGGCGCGTTCTTCTGCAGGTGGCCGGCGACGTCGAGCACCGGGCTGTAGGCGACGCCGCTGGCGAGGTCGACCGCGGAGCGTCCGGTGTGCACGCCGATCCGGACCCGGAACTCGCGCTCGAGCAGGTTCTCGCGCGCGTTCCAGTCGCGCAGTCCCAGGAGCAGCGCGCGCGCGCACGAGACCGCGTCGCTCGCGCGGTCGAAGAACGCCATGATCTCGTCGCCGTTGGAGTTCAGCACGCGCCCGCGGTGCTCTTCGATGCGATCGCCCAGGTAGCCGCGGAAGCGCTCGAACGAGCCGAACACGCGCTCGGCGCGCGTCTCGCTCGCTTTGAGCCCGTAGGAGTCGGCGATGTCGACGTCCAGGAAGGTCCCGTCGCGCACGAACTCGCGCTCGAT carries:
- a CDS encoding glutathione S-transferase family protein; the encoded protein is MPALSLLIGNRNYSSWSLRPWLLLAQTGLEFEEVRVAFGSSDFAERVRAYSPAGKVPALRHGALTVWDSLAICEYLAETFPEIRAWPRAAGERALARSISAEMHSGFTALRAQMPMNVRASGRRVPSTPELERDLARVREIWSDCRARSASHGPFLFGDFSIADAMYAPVAFRFATYGVALGPAEAAYVESLRRLPAMADWAAASEAELEVEESSEKGR